The Victivallis sp. Marseille-Q1083 DNA window GAAAGTGAAGTGAACGACCTCTTCCGGCAAACGCACGAGGAAGAGGCGATCAAGCCTAAAATTTCCTTTGAAATCGGCGAAACGGTTCGTATTTGCGACGGTGCGTTCGAGAATTTCGAAGGTGCGATTCAGGAAATCGACAATGAACGCGGCAAATTGAAGCTGATGGTGTCGATTTTCGGTCGATCCACTCCGGTCGAATTGGAGTTCTGGCAGGTCGATCGCGAACTTTAACCGAGCGCGGTCGAGACTTAGTTTATCATTTGGTAGGTAGTTCGTTCGTGGGAGGACCCCTGTCATTCCGCTACCACGGCGGGCTGTAAATTGGAGATCATTATGGCAAAGAAGATTACGGGATTGATCAGATTGCAGATCCCGGCGGGCGCCGCCAACCCGGCTCCGCCGATCGGTCCGGCCCTCGGTTCGGCCGGCTGCAATATCATGGAGTTCTGTAAGCAGTTCAATGCTGCCACTCAATCCCAGAGTGGGATGATCATCCCGGTGGTGATCACTGTTTATCAGGATCGCTCCTTCACCTTTATCTGCAAATCTCCGCCGGCTGCCGTCCTGCTGAAGAAGGCCGCCGGTCTGGCTTCCGCAGCGAAGACGCCCGGCAAGGAAAAAGTCGGCAAGGTTACGCGCGCCCAGATCAAAGAGATCGTGCAGATCAAGAAGGATGACATCAACGCCCGGGATGAAGAAGCCGCAATGCGGATCATCGAAGGGACGGCGCGCAGCATGGGAATCGAGGTGGTCGATGCGTAAAAGTAAATTGTATGTTGCGCAGAGCGCCTGTTTCGACCGCGAACAGAAGTACAGCATTGCTGAAGCAGTGAAGCTGCTCAAGTCGATGCCGCACACCAAGTTCGATGAAACCGTCGATGTGGCGTTCAAGCTCGGTATCGATCCGAAGAAATCCGACCAGAACGTCCGTGGCGCGGTGCCGCTTCCGAACGGTACCGGCAAAGCGGTGAAAGTGGCGGTGGTCGCGGACGGCGCGCAGGCGGACGACGCGAAAGCGGCGGGTGCCGATTTCGTCGGTTACGAAGATTTGGTGGAAAAGATCAAAGGCGGTTGGCTGGATTTCGATATCCTGATCGCCACGCCGGAAGCGATGAAGCTGGTGCGTCCGCTGGGCCGTCAGCTCGGTCCGCGCGGCTTGATGCCGAATCCGAAAACCGGTACGGTGACCGATGCCACCGGTGCGGCGGTCAAGGAAGCCAAGGGCGGCCGGGTGGAATTCCGGGCCGATCGCGGCGGTTGCGTGCATGTGTTGATCGGCAAGCTTTCTTTTGAGCTGGAGGCGTTGACCGGCAACTTCGATGCGGTGGTGGATGCGTTGGTGAAAGCCAAACCGGCGACAGCCAAAGGCGCTTATCTGGTAAGCTGCACGGTGTCGTCGACGATGAGCCCCGGTGTCAAAGTGAACGTCAAAGATCTTGTGAGGCAAAGCAAATGAGAAGTGAAAAAAGCCATTTGGTAAATTATATCGGCGGGCTGCTCACTGGCTCGGATTATATTTACTTTGTCTCTTATCAGGGATTGCAGGTCAAGCAGTTTTCGCAGTTGCGCAATCAGCTTGCCGGCCTCGGCGCCGAGTGCCATGTATTGAAAAATACACTGATCCGGAAAGCGGCTGAATTGTCCTCTCTGGAGGCGTTGGCCAAGAGCGAACTGACCGATTCGACCGCGGTGATCTGCGGCAAGGGCGATCCGAGCGCGGTAGCCAAGGCGGTCATCGAATTCGGCAAGACGAATGAAGCGCTTGCCGCCAAAGGTGGTTATTTCGAAGGCGCTTTGTTGTCGGTTGCCGATTTCGACGCGATTGCTTCTCTGCCGCCGAAAGAAGTTTTGCAGGCACAGTTGCTCGGCGTTCTGCAAGCGCCGTCCAGGAACCTCGTCTCCTTGCTCAACGCGAAGGCGGCGTCGATTCTCAATGTGCTTAATGCATACAAAGAAAAACTTGACAATTAATTATTTGCAACAAAAATAACCTAATGGAGGCATATAAGATGTCGGAAGATGCTAAAGTTGAAGTTTCGCAAGAAATGGAACAGTTTATCTCTTATGTTGAGAACATGACCGTTCTCGAACTCTCGAAGCTGGTCAAGGCTTTGGAAGATCGTCTCGGTGTCAGCGCTGCCGCTCCGGTTGCCGTTGCCGCCGCCGCTCCGGCCGCTGCCGCTGCCGCTCCGGTTGAGGAAAAGACTGAATTCGACGTCATTCTGAAGAGCTTCGGCGAACAGAAAGTCGGCGTCATCAAGGAAGTCCGCGCTATCACCGGTCTGGGGCTGAAAGAAGCCAAGGATCTGGTCGAAGGTGCTCCGAAAGCGGTGAAGGAAGGCGTCAGCAAGGAAGAAGCTGACAAGTTCAAAGCTCAGCTCGAAGCTGCCGGCGCAACCGTGGAAGTGAAATAACTTTCTGCGAATTTGACGGCGGGAATCGGGACAAACCGTTCCTGCCGTTCTTTTGTGTTTATAAGCGTAAGCTTTTTTCAAGCCGGAGGGGGAGGCTTTCACCGTATCTCCCTGGTTGCACTTGTCGGATTTAATTTAATGGTGGGTTATGACAGATCGCATTAATTTTGGAAGATTACAGGATGTTTTGGCTGTGCCTGACCTGATCGGGCTCCAGATCAATTCTTATCGAGACTTCCTGCAGAAAGATACGCCGCCGGCGGAGCGGGCCAATCAGGGATTGCAGGAGGTGTTCAACGAGATATTCCCGATCGAGAGCTTTGACAAGCAAATGTCGATCGAGTTTGTTTCGTATACGCTTGGCGAAGCGAAAAGCGACGTTGTCGACTGCATCAAAGACGGTAATGTTTTCAGTGCACCTTTGTATGTGGATTTTCTGGTCAAACACAACAACATGGAAATTCCCGAACGGGTCTATATGGGTGAAATGCCGATGATGACCAGTCGCGGCACTTTTGTGATCAACGGGGCTGAACGCGTGATTATCAGTCAGTTGCATCGTTCTCCGGGAATTTGTTTTGAGAAGACCCGCCATACCAGCGGCCGGACGCTTTACTCCTATCGGATCATTCCGGACCGCGGTTCCTGGATGGAAGTTCAATTCGATATCAACGATTACATCTATATTTATCTGGACCGCCGCCGCCGCCGCCGCAAGTTCCTGATTACCACTTTCCTGCGGGCGATCGGCTATGAGACGAACAAGGATATTCTCTCCGGTATTTACGAGGTGAAGACGCATTCGGTGGCTTCGTTGCTGAAGATGCCGGATTTGACGAACTATTTCACCGTCGACGATATTACCAATGCCGATGATGTCGTCATCCTGGAAGAGCTCGTTCAGATCAACGAAACCCACCTGCAGATGCTGCAGGAGGCCGGGATCCGGGAGATCGAACTGGCCCATGCGCCGGACGGCGACCATTATCTGATCGGCTGTCTGCGCCACGACCTGGCCCGGACCAGCGAAGAGGCGTTGAAGGAAATTTACCGCCGCATGCGGCCCGGCGATCCGCCGGATGTCAAGAATGCCAAGCAGTTGATCAAACGACTGTTCTTCGACATCAAGCGTTATGACCTGGGAATGGTCGGCCGGTTTAAAATCAATGAGCGCCTGGGGCTGGACATTCCGTTGACCGCCCGGACGCTGATGCCGCAGGACCTGATGGCGGCGACCAAATACCTGATTCACCTGCGCCATTCCGGCGGGACGGTGGACGACATCGACCACCTCGGCAGCCGCCGGGTGCGGACGGTCGGCGAATTGCTGCAGAACCACTGCCGGGTCGGGCTGCTGCGGACCGAACGGCTGATTCGCGAACGGATGACTTTGATCAACGGCGAAGAGTCCAACCTGATGCCGAGCAAGCTGATCAATCCGAAAGCGTTCGGCAGTGTGGTGCGCGACTTTTTCGCCCGCAACCAGTTGTCGCAGTTCATGGATCAGACCAACCCGTTGAGCGAATTGACCAACAAGCGGCGTTTGAGCGCGTTGGGTCCGGGCGGTTTGAGCCGTGACCGGGCCGGTTTTGAAGTGCGCGACGTGCATTCCAGCCATTACGGCCGGATTTGTCCGATCGAAACGCCGGAAGGTCCGAACATCGGCCTGATTTCGTCGATGTCGCTGTACGCGGTGATCAACAATTACGGATTTCTGGAAACCCCGTACCGCCGGGTGGAAAACGGCAAGGTGACCAATAAGATCGATTTCCTGACGGCGGACAAGGAGGAACAGTTCGTCATCGCGCAGGCCAATGCGCTGCTCGATGACGACGGGCATTTCGTCCGTCCGAACGTCATGAGCCGTTTCCAGGGCGAGTCCAGCGAGCATCCGCGTGAAGAGGTGCAGTACATGGACGTGTCGCCGAAACAGTTGGTCAGTGCGGCGGCCGGCATCATCCCGTTCCTGGAGCATGACGATGCGAACCGCGCTCTGATGGGCTCGAACATGCAGCGTCAGGCGGTGCCGTTGCTGGTGCCGGAGTCGCCGCTGGTCGGCACCGGTCTGGAAGAGCGCATCGCCCGCGATTCCCGGGCGGTGGAAGTTGCCACCGTCGACGGGTTCATCGGCGAAGTGTCCTCTTCGCGCATCGTCATCACCAAAGACGGCAAATCGCTGGAGGAGACGCTCTATCCGGAACAGGCCCGGGAATACCGTTTGAACAAATTCCTGCGCAGCAACGCCGGCACCTGCATCAACCAGCGGCCGATCGTCAAACCGGGCCAGGCGGTCAAGGCCGGCGACGTCATCGCCGACGGCACTTCGACGCAGGGCGGTGAACTGGCGCTGGGAAAAAACGTGCTGGTGGCGTTCATGCCGTGGTGCGGCTACAATTTTGAAGACGCGATTGTCGTCTGTGAAAAGCTGGTGAAGGAAGACACTTACACGAGTATTCACGTCGATGAATTTGAAATTACCAGCCGGGAGACCAAACTCGGACCGGAAGAGATCACCCGCGACATCCCGAATGTCAGCGAGGAGGCGTTGCGCAACCTCGGCTTGAACGGCGTGGTCATCGAAGGCGCCGAAGTGAAGCCCGGCGACATTCTGGTCGGCAAAATCACCCCGAAGAGTGAAACCGAGCTGGCGCCGGAAGAGCGGCTGCTGCGGGCGATT harbors:
- the rpoB gene encoding DNA-directed RNA polymerase subunit beta, with the protein product MTDRINFGRLQDVLAVPDLIGLQINSYRDFLQKDTPPAERANQGLQEVFNEIFPIESFDKQMSIEFVSYTLGEAKSDVVDCIKDGNVFSAPLYVDFLVKHNNMEIPERVYMGEMPMMTSRGTFVINGAERVIISQLHRSPGICFEKTRHTSGRTLYSYRIIPDRGSWMEVQFDINDYIYIYLDRRRRRRKFLITTFLRAIGYETNKDILSGIYEVKTHSVASLLKMPDLTNYFTVDDITNADDVVILEELVQINETHLQMLQEAGIREIELAHAPDGDHYLIGCLRHDLARTSEEALKEIYRRMRPGDPPDVKNAKQLIKRLFFDIKRYDLGMVGRFKINERLGLDIPLTARTLMPQDLMAATKYLIHLRHSGGTVDDIDHLGSRRVRTVGELLQNHCRVGLLRTERLIRERMTLINGEESNLMPSKLINPKAFGSVVRDFFARNQLSQFMDQTNPLSELTNKRRLSALGPGGLSRDRAGFEVRDVHSSHYGRICPIETPEGPNIGLISSMSLYAVINNYGFLETPYRRVENGKVTNKIDFLTADKEEQFVIAQANALLDDDGHFVRPNVMSRFQGESSEHPREEVQYMDVSPKQLVSAAAGIIPFLEHDDANRALMGSNMQRQAVPLLVPESPLVGTGLEERIARDSRAVEVATVDGFIGEVSSSRIVITKDGKSLEETLYPEQAREYRLNKFLRSNAGTCINQRPIVKPGQAVKAGDVIADGTSTQGGELALGKNVLVAFMPWCGYNFEDAIVVCEKLVKEDTYTSIHVDEFEITSRETKLGPEEITRDIPNVSEEALRNLGLNGVVIEGAEVKPGDILVGKITPKSETELAPEERLLRAIFGEKAADVKDSSLVVPSGKGGIVMDVRIEYAKDPNRQSMTKTEVRRQTKQVKDNYRQSYTDLVEDLTERLSDIMLGQKLPYPILDKSAGKENAVLISSNRKVTRSSIMKLANKYNSWEMEECPLRQSINEIIALFVPQFEELDSMRSESMNSLEAGEGVDPGTIKRVKVYVGCKRKLQVGDKMAGRHGNKGIVSKIVPIEDMPFLDDGTPVDIVLNPLGVPSRMNVGQVLETHLGWAAKMLGIKVATPVFDGVHESKIVELMQEANDRIQKEEKHNFHWGFNQNGEGEWEYDGKVNLHDGRTGDLFDQRVMVGQIYMLKLDHLVANKIHARAVGPYSLVTQQPLGGKAQHGGQRFGEMEVWALEAYGAAYNLQEMLTVKSDDVTGRARIYESIVKGHNVLEAGRPESFNVLLKEMQSLGLDIRTIQKVQAN
- the rplK gene encoding 50S ribosomal protein L11, producing the protein MAKKITGLIRLQIPAGAANPAPPIGPALGSAGCNIMEFCKQFNAATQSQSGMIIPVVITVYQDRSFTFICKSPPAAVLLKKAAGLASAAKTPGKEKVGKVTRAQIKEIVQIKKDDINARDEEAAMRIIEGTARSMGIEVVDA
- the rplA gene encoding 50S ribosomal protein L1; translation: MRKSKLYVAQSACFDREQKYSIAEAVKLLKSMPHTKFDETVDVAFKLGIDPKKSDQNVRGAVPLPNGTGKAVKVAVVADGAQADDAKAAGADFVGYEDLVEKIKGGWLDFDILIATPEAMKLVRPLGRQLGPRGLMPNPKTGTVTDATGAAVKEAKGGRVEFRADRGGCVHVLIGKLSFELEALTGNFDAVVDALVKAKPATAKGAYLVSCTVSSTMSPGVKVNVKDLVRQSK
- the rplJ gene encoding 50S ribosomal protein L10 — protein: MRSEKSHLVNYIGGLLTGSDYIYFVSYQGLQVKQFSQLRNQLAGLGAECHVLKNTLIRKAAELSSLEALAKSELTDSTAVICGKGDPSAVAKAVIEFGKTNEALAAKGGYFEGALLSVADFDAIASLPPKEVLQAQLLGVLQAPSRNLVSLLNAKAASILNVLNAYKEKLDN
- the rplL gene encoding 50S ribosomal protein L7/L12, coding for MEQFISYVENMTVLELSKLVKALEDRLGVSAAAPVAVAAAAPAAAAAAPVEEKTEFDVILKSFGEQKVGVIKEVRAITGLGLKEAKDLVEGAPKAVKEGVSKEEADKFKAQLEAAGATVEVK